The Vanacampus margaritifer isolate UIUO_Vmar chromosome 16, RoL_Vmar_1.0, whole genome shotgun sequence genome includes the window GCCCGCTGGCATCAGATGGCGGCGTCGCGGGGAAGTCGTGGCACGGCCGCTTCTGGCCTCCAGATGGCGGACAGGGGCAGTGAACCCAGCGGCTCTGCGAATCTTCGGCGCCACCTGAGGTCGCCAAACCTGCGGCTTGGCCCGGGAACCCGGCCGAACGGCGAGGCGGTCCGGTGCCCCAGTGGGTCCGTGAAAGTGCGGCGGGATCTGCGCCTCACCTCCTGCTTCTCAAGCAAGTGCGGGCCCCGCAGGGAAGGGATGCGGCCCCCCAGCGCGGGGCCCTCGAGGCTGAGGCTGGTTCTGTCCGTGAAGGAGTCCGTTCGGTCCTCATAGCCGAGGTCGGCGGGGGCCGAGCACTGCTGCAGGGGCCACCCGCTGCGACTTTTGCCCCCGTTGTCCGCCGCACTTCCCCCCTCGCCGCCTCGCTCTGCCCTGGAcgcctcctcttccttctcctcctcctcttgggGTTCCTCCTCCACCTCGGCCACGGGCTCTTCTTCCACTTCCGCCTCGACGGCGCCCTCGTCCTCGTCTTCCTCGGTGCTAGCGGTAGCCGGCGGGGTGCGCGGGTCCCGCAGGAAGACGGCGACAACAGTGATGTTGTCGCTGGAGCCGGCGTCACGGGCCGAGGCCACCAGCTTGTGCGCCACCATGGCGGTGTCGCCGGCGTTTTCCTGCAGGTGGTCGCTCACCACGCGTACCGCCTCGTCCGGACTCACCGTGTCCCAGAAGCCGTCGCAGGCCAGGAGCAGGTAGTCCTCAGAGCCATCCAGCGGGAAGGCGCCGTGATCGGCGTCCCCGCAGATGTAGGGCTTGTGTTCTGAGTCGCCTGGAAAAGCAATCCCGCTTCAATTCCAGTTCATTGACCCTTTAAAATTGGACTTGACTCTCGGTTCGAGACGGGCAGATTACCTATGGATCTGGATACCGACAGACTGCCGTTAACCCTCCATGTCCCGAACCAGATCACACAGCCTCCCAGAGCTTCGATCCTTTGCTTCTCGTCCTGCAGACAGTTGggcaaacaaagcaaaatataatgagctcatcattttttcaatacatttattttagatggcatttagatttttgttagAAGAAAATAAACAGTTCTTGCCAGATCTTTTGCTTGcgttcaatggacattgtgctgtaGCTTGTGGGGTGCATACCTtttgccaccagggggcagtattatACAAACGGATATACTGTACTGAACATGTTATGCCAAAATTGCTTGGAAGAATTTTGTTAAGTTGTAGTggacacttaactcatttgctccccaaaacgtataaacacgttctattttaaatatttaaaaatatatatattatattgtacattttttgttttttttatgctagagcatacaaaagtctttgatgcagcctctgaactggagagaacgcttgaagcaatggtagttattacaaaaacggccagcaggtggcagcagagtataagagatcaatcccAAATAAATTTTCTATTAAATTGCTCAGCCCAAATTGGATACGACCAATTTTCTTCTTATGCACggaccactttttttcttttcttacctCCTTTCATTGTGCCGTTTTGTTACAGCGACTGGTAGACCGCAACCAAGTCGATTGCGAGCAAGTGTGTTTAGTGTATGCGTGTTATTATTGTCTTATTTAAAacagtattgtattttttttaactaaaaagtAGGCCAACTTTTTACGTACCTCACTTGCTAAGCATTCAAATAAGGTGCTGAGCTGTGTCGGCATCCCCAAATTTTAGTGTCCAATTTTTGGGAAATtcaaatatggtcaccctactcCAGAGTTAGCCCAAGTCTCGTCACCACGGCCATAGAAAGACACCCCGTCAGGAAGTAAGGACCCTCTAAAACACCTAAATAATGTCCGTTACCTCTCTGTCTGGTTTGTGCGGTTTCATCAACTCCACCACTTCTCCCCGGCGGACCAGAATAACCTGCGAGTCACCCAGCCAGGCCACATGCAGCGTCCGGCCGCGGAGGAACGTCACCACGCCCGTCGTGCCGCAGCGCAGGTTCTGTCGGAGTGACCACATGGGTTTAAGATAACTTGCTGGTCTTCAGACACAGAgagtaaaaaaactaaacaaaaaacaacgcGGCTGCAGGCAGTTACCTCCCGTGAGGCTTTCTTGACAAAGTGCTCGTCTGTGATTTTGAAGGCGCGGCGGAGAGCCTCGCCGGGGTCTTGGCTAAGAGAGTCCTGGCGTGCCAGGTTGACGTGGAGATGGTTGGCGGCGTAAATGGCGGCGTCCACGCCACCGTGTCCgtcaaaaacagcaaagaatGCTTGTTCTTCTTGATCCTAGACATACAAAACACATTAGGATGCAAACTggtgacattttttgacaatttcagccCCTAATGTCAGACTCGCTAAATAACATGAAATTTAgtaaagacacaggaagtcagccctTTTGGATGGAACATTTTAGACTTATTTTGGTTTCAGCCAGTGAAGCCAGATTCACTTCAGAGCATGAAACTCAGTATGGGGtagacccccaaaaaagtctgtgccattttggttcaaaacagacattttaGGGTTAGCTTGACCATTTCCAGGGGTCCTTCAAATACTTGAAGGTGGGCGCAGCATGTTGGCAAAGTTGGATGACTGGCCAACTCTAATAGGTCAACTACAGCCCCTGAAGCCAGATCCACTTTGGAACATGTTGAACATTAataaacctaccaaaaaaaaggctCAACAACCCATGTCTGAAAAGACCAGTTCCAGGAGTCGTTGAAAGATGAACTAATCACCAAATTTGAATCTTAAATAAGAAACTATCATAAATCAAGTGTATCTTTGAAGGTCCTGCCTTAGAAGAGACTCATAGGTACCCCCTACTGGCATAAACACCTTCCACATCCATTACATAACTGAACCTCTGAAAGCATGAGTCACTCTGTTTGATAAACCTTCCCAATTCCAAGACATTAAaccttgaaagaaagaaaaaaagcttttaagtCAAGCGGCCAAATTgcggcacataaaaaaaaaaaaaaaagcagctctgGCTGCTGCGCTACCTGAATGTTGAAGAGTGTGTTGAAGTCGGGGATGATGATGTGCCTGTCCTCCATCTTGCGCCTCATGTTCTTGATGGCGTGGATGGATGTTTCGTAGTAGGGTTGTGGACGGCGGCGGTAAGGCAGCTCCTTGTTCCACGCGCCACACGTCTCGAAGAGTCGTTTGAAGATGAGCCGCGCCAACTTGACCGCCTCGATCTCTGGAATACGTTGAAACCGACCAATGAATAAATCTCATAAACGGTAGACACTTTGAAAGGTTCCTTGAagaattgcttaaaaaaaaaaaaaaacgtttgttatAGTATACAGGCAAGACTGAATTTCTATGCATCATCATTAGCCTGTTTATGCTATGTTTCGCATTATAtcttagcatgaagctagcagactttcgcTAGTCGAAATAATATGGTTTGTTTGAACATTATGCAAATTTGCCAAATTTTATAATAAGTATCCTGGTGAAAATATGTACTTTTAAGGTTCTGAACCTGACCAGACCTATGCCTGAAAtttaacaggaagtcagccattttggtttgtaaCAGCGATCACTAAGCAAATCAAATTCCAGAGCCTCCCATTACtcctttgtaaaaacacaaagcaaTGAAAGTTTTCTACTAAATACTGTACGGTGCATTTTTCACAGCTAACACTACAAAATGAATCAGTAGCTTCTAAAGTCTACGATGCTTCGACCAGTTCCATTCAGGATGctaacacacacttttttgggGCGATCAACAAGTAGCTATGCTGGCCTTGaagtcgtcatggtaacaaaaagtCTACTGTCCGTGGCTTGTTTGGATAAGACAAGACAAAACAGGCTTATATCAGCGTGGcaagaaaaactattttaaaaatgtaccgTAATTGTTGATCTTTTAaggtattttaataaaaaagcaTGTTATTAAAATACCTggaaactgttttaaattgtgacaaTGCATTATATGTTACCTTGAAGGGAAATGACAGCCTATAGCGGTCAAAAGGGATGAAATAGAACAACCTTTACTagattagagagagagagatctttAATCCTTCTTGTGTGTAATCCAGATTTACTGTACACAGAAAACAATATTTGTTCGTGTTTTGGGACGGATAATCCTTGTTTGCACTTGACCCACAGAAACGATCCCTTTGCAACAACCACTCCGGTTCAGTTTAGTTTTGACCACaatcacattattattaaagttCAAAAGTGGTGGAAGCGTAATCAAATGAAGGATGTAGGGTGATTTTAGGGTCCCATTCATTGGGGTTCCAAACTcctacttccacatttcttgaccaattCTAACTTTTACAACCTCAAAATAGTTTCCATATTCCAAGAATTCCCACATTAGTGAAATGCCACACTTTTTTACAACAAAACTCCCAATTATTCCAAAGCAATATTCCCAAATGTCGAGATTTTGCACAAATTTATATCCTTCCGCATTTCTTAAGTGCTTCAAAGATTCCAAATTCAACTCTCAGATTCTAcatttcaacaattcaattacagtaatttctggactacaaggcgcacctgactataagcctcGCTGGCTAAAATTGGGGactactcgagtttgttacacatataagccacacctgactgtaagccgcaagtgttttaatgttattgcactgggttcccgctactttattttccataatgaggacaCAAATCttctctcgttctgtctctcctactgtatttgggctcacttggtttggttTGCTCTGCTTGACGCTCTTGGGCTTCCTTTTTAGTGCGCCcacttgtgatctgatggataagccgaacctttgtattagccgcatgGTTGAATACAGGTGAAAAAAGTAGtggtttatagtccagaaattactgtaattccaCAGATTTCAGTTGAGCATCATCTTTTCTAGTCCATTATGCGTCACTGATAAtccaaatttttctttttctttttatcttgacgttttaaaaaaatccctgcTAAGAAATGATACACAAGATGAGAAAGCACactcaaaaaaaagtgtgcgtCACACTTAATTGGTAGCCAATTTAGAAAAGTCCCCATTTCTACTGCAAGTCAGTGACACACTTGTGAACGTCAAAAGCCCAGCGGGAGCTGATTTACTTTTTCCGAGAGGCAGATTAGAGAAGTTCGAAGTTAAgtgtgagagagggagagagagaaggagaaagagagagagagcgtggcAGAGGCCATTAGGACTCGAAGACGTCCTACTAATGCTCGCTGCAGGTGAAACGGTCAGAGGGAAGATGGAAAACAGGGGAGGAGAAGCAGAGCCAAGGAGGTCGACTTCTTATTTCTTTGGCACTTTAATAAAATGCTCAAGAAGAGCACTTCAAAAACTGAGAAGAATAAAAACATGCCACAGGATTGCAGCACTTTTatataagactaaatgaaaCTCCTCTCCTTACTTTAAAATAGTAACTCCCTAAAATGGCACAAAGAGGCACCAAAGCACTACCTTTTATTTAGTCCACTCTCAATTACGTACCAGTCGGACTCGGCATTTCAAAATGTAAGCACTCttaatttatttctgttttatttagCTTAATTATAtagcacttaactttttttaaaccgtTGTAAGGCATTTATGAATGTTAGAACAAATGAATTCAGATTGATGTTATGATTCTTTTAAAATTAGAACTAAGTGACATATTTGTATGCAAgccacaaagaaagaaagaaagaaagaaaacttccCACCAATAACGCTATACTCTGGTGTCAATCAGAGTTCAATCTTAGAGCCACTTTTATTACATTACAATCATACGTGGTTAGACTCACGTGGTAAGGGTCCGACTCCATCTTCCAAACTTTTGATAAGGTGGTGGATGGTGAGGTCGCTTTGTAGGATGCTGTCCGACGTCGCCCTGGCCAAGGCTGCCGCCAGTGAGCACGGGCAGTTACTGTGGATTTGGATAGGGAACATGACAGTTAACATCTTCTGAGTTTATTCAGGGATTTACAATGCAGAATCTGTGACGCTGCTGAATTATGGAGTTGTCacctcaaataaaataaaaaaaaatctctacagtacaaaacaattttatttagaCATTGAAAGGTCAGCTGGTGGCACTCAAAACAGAAACAAGCTCAAGTCAAGTCACGATATAGGAAAGTAAAGATAGGATTTGGGACAGAGTATGGTGCAGGTCTCTCCCAGCATTCTTTCCATTCATAGAACCCCCCTACTCAACGGAGGGGGCGGATGCTGAGGCGAGGAGATCCGATTGGCCTGAGTGGTCCCCGAGGAGACGAAGGCGGCGCACCAATGAGAGCTCGCCGCAGCCTGTGCATCACAGTCAAGTCATGTGGCGCGTAGGAGGATTAAAAGAAGGTTTAATCTCACGAGCCCGGAGCGCACACCGAAAATCAGACGCGCATCACCACGTAGGAAGAAGTGTGTATACAGGTAAATATAGCCTTTTACTAATAGGATGGATAACAGTAAATATGAGAGCTGACATGGAAGGCAAACATTGGATGAAATATCGCAGTTGAAGCATCTCATTAACAAGCCACACAAGCGTCACCAAGATAGCAGATGGACACAAATGCTGTCACCACAAATCACTACGATACACGATGATACTGATTGCGTGTCTTGAAGCAATGGAAGCTAAATGAAGTGAGTGAGGAAACGCGGGCTAGTAAAGTCAGCACATGGTCTTAGCACATCAGTATACTAGAGTTTAGTGAGGCTAGTGACGTTAGCTCATGGAGTTTACTGCTGCTAGCACAgttagcaaatgagttaacccGGGCTAGCCAAGATAGCCACTGAAAAATAGATTTACATACAATTTCACAGAAAAGCTCCGCTTACATTCCCAAGTGTTTTGTGGTATTCGGGCTATCAGTTGAAACGCAAAGCATTGTGGGATTACAACTAGCAGAAATGTGCTAAAATGTGTATAGTGTGAGCCACAGGCGGAATAAAGTGTCccattgtttaattaattaatggttATGTTTCCCTGAAGTATGTCTGCTATGTTGACCCACACACGACAACAGTCACGAGTGAGGCAGTGACCTTTTGGACAAACACGTCACGGACTCGCGGTGGGGCCGTTAGCCTGCGTCGTAGTTTGCCCGCTGTTAGCCTGCAAGTTAACTGTTAGCGCCCCCCGCGTGCGTCCCTTGTgaagacaagcggttaagaaaatggatggatggattaagtccaaaatgtgtcaaaatataTGCTAGTTATGATGATAGTTTttgataaaatgtcaacagttCTTCAGAGGTTGTCATTTCTGTAGAATTGCACGCAGGGCTGCATCAAATGTTGTTATCCATATGTTCACACCCCTGCAGTTTTGCCAAGATAGTCAATCCCTGACTGATTAAACTTAGAGCCCTCCCATGATGCTTTGCGCCGCATTCAGGAGGCTGCGAGAATGTGTTCGCCGATGACTCATACATGCGgcggtcatgtttttttttttttttgcttgattttaCCCTGCAACGGAGCATCAAGgttgttgccacggcaacagagCCAATTGACAGACAGTCAACCATGTCGGCCGTCCTCATAACACCACGCCGGcgttatttttcttcttcgtaCTGACGCCAAGAAGTGGAGGTGACGGCGTCCTTTTTCCTCCctgctctctttctctcactcgctctctctccaatcaatcaaaatgtgatttttgaagagaaaaacaaagagccatttgttatttgtatgtgcgtgtgtgtttgtgtgtgcagcaGATGCCGGGTTGAGAGAACACGCTATTCTCAAGAGGCGGGATTACATAATTCGCAGAGGGCCAGTTCGTCTTTTACAACAGCGAGTCCTTTAAGAAGGCTGTTGGAGGACGTAAATGAATTCATTtgtacacacgcacgcgcacaggCACACAGGCCATGTAGTGCTTTGGCATCTCACAGTGAAAAGCTGCAAGTGCAGGCCACAACAATAGGTACACCCGCCCAATTAAATGAGAATAACAATGCAACAgctatattaattttttatctttgcaTTTTTTGCCTATTGTTAATATTAAAAGTGAAATACCTATCCCatgttttaataggttttattttatattcatatatttgacattaaaagtatattttttaaaataaaatttcttcTGTAATCAATCAAGGAGATTAAATGCCTACACTAGCCATCTtgttatttttgtcatatttctattttattttacagttatagttttgatttttatgttatttaataaatatgaaaaaaatgcacaaatgtgtTATCAATCCCTTCAGACAATGAAGGGTATTAAGTTAGATGcctatttattgattttatatacagtgctgctcaaatgaaaaaccctgcaggcatggtcagagtatttgtataaaaatattaaaataaccttattaaatgttaagtcatacccaaatctacaatgctgacattgaaaataatggacttgaacaaaaagattgacaatattgtcattcattctttaacaaaagttgttgatttaagaaaaactcagatttcatgggtgcaaaagtatgtgaacctctcacttaatcgaacattgcacctccttttccAATGAGAACCTCATCCAAACACTTTATTTAGTGATTtatctttcacatctactttggggattttttttgccactcttccttgcaaaatgcagccagttgagagaggttaaatgggcgtctagcataaactgcccacTTCAGGTCCCGCCtaagtattttgaaagaatttaaatcAGGATTTGGACTGGGCatatccagaacatgaatcttgttgttcttcagtcaTTCCTTGGtagtattgctggaatgctttggattattgtcatgttgcatgatccatcttctaccaggctgtaacttcacaaagaacggcttcaggttatgatccagaatttcacaatattcctcaaTTCATGATTAAGATAATTGCTTCACCCCACTATTGATCGACAATTCTACTATCAACTATTCAGATTATTAAAGAGCCAAAAGTAAACATCATTATGATTGTGTTAAATGTCATGTGCAAGTCAGTGTCAGCCGTGTTAACAAAAAGCCCCCCCGCCCTTTTGCTCTCTCAGCAGTTCTATTTTTAGGTGCACCTCTGGATGTTTGCAGAGCTCGTTGCTGATGTAACACTCGAGCGGGTGTGCAAGCCTCGACGGGCCACCGCTGGACCACCGAGTTGCACCTGCTTTCACCTTCTGATTTGACCAAACTCAACTTTTTCAGATGGCCCACTTCAActcggcaacaacaaaaaaccttgAGGCGGGATTACGTAATCCACCGCCCAGATTAGCACGGAATTGTCGAGATCCGATACAGGGAGGAAGCATTCTGTTGTGACCTCCACTTTGGTGGCCCCTGACATGTCTGTGATTTTAAAAGGACTTAAATATTAAGGTCTAAACTCCTTTGAGTAGTCACTATGACACAAAATTGAACAGGCATTAAGATTCAGACACGTCCACTTttagccctaaaaaaaaattgtttatagagtctgatttcatatttttttcaaaccaatgTGTCAAACCGCCGCAGTGCAGCGCCAACTAATGCATAGGAGGACTTGCTCAATGGCAGATTTAGTTTGCCTTTAGTATCCAGGCTGGTATCTGTGGCCTCCAAAAGTATCCAATACTTTAAAATATGGCCATTATAGGCCCGATACGATacattatataataaaaatatgttaaagACAGCTAGTAACTATATAAAAATATCTGTTAAAGACAGCTAGTAACAACTCTAGTctgaattgttaaaaaaaaaaaaataatcccaatTTGTCGCTTTTAACAGCCTCGCTGTCCGTGCAAGAGAAACAAATGTCAATTTGTACGCGGTTAGCAGAAGCAGCAGCATGAAAGTGACTCATTTATCATTGATGTTACCTTGTGCTATTTATGACGTAACCCAGCACACTCAACAATGCAGAGAAGCACCTTGTGGCTGCCAAGAGGCACGCATGCAAGCACCATCGCTACCAAACGCCGCCATCCTCTGATAAATCATCAGAAACATTCCAATACGTAACTACCATACTTCAGCGGTTATCAAACTGGTACTTGGGGGCCtgaaaaatctttaacattTTAGGTAAaagtatttatctattttttttcttctttaacatTACATTTCTTTAACATTTACTTCTTATGGCATGGTACTTatgtttaaataacatttttggattCCAGAAATAGAATAGAAAAGCTGTCATTGTCTTTGTATGTTACATATAAGGTACAACAAAAAGTAAAACGACAAGTTGTTGTTATcaagaatgaaaataaaatagaaaaaaaataataataaaaaaataaaccaaacaagATTCAATGATCAAGTTGAATCATCTTATGAAGGGTACTTGTGAAAAACCACAAATTTGCGAACCCCTGCTCCACACAAGTGGAGGTCTGCCGTTACGTAATTCTGGCGGCACACGGGTCGAGCCGTGAGCTGAGAATAGCTCGCATCCAGCCTCGACTTTTTAGTCCTCCACAGAACAAACGTATCATTTCCACTTTTTGCTGCTGTTTTATGGCCGCAAGCGCCACAAATACGTTGTGTGAGATGCTGTGGTGAGAAGAAGctaagtacaaatacttgcTTACTGTACTTAAGTCAATTTATCAGGTGGTATACTTTACTTTTGTGGTACTGTTTATTTATATGTGAAAACAGATAACTGCACTTTATACGCCTTACTTTGTCAAATTAGGTTTGTTGCTATTTGTTTATCTGATACCATCTATCCAAGTAGATAGTGTGTGTCCAATAAAAACAACCAGGGAGGGAGGCTCGGGGTGTTGCAACAATGCTAGCAGCTACGACCAACCACATAAGGTGTGGAAAACAGCCCATAAAAACAGTTAAgcttgaattgtatttttactcgtggaggcagcacttcatcaccaagcccTACATCAACTAGGCTTTAAACCGATGACCGGCTGGATCAGGATCGGAGGATAGTtatcattttatgcaaaattagtGATCgtctgtaatgtcttaatttgcccaaTCAATCAATGACGTCACTGATTGGCACCGCAAAATAAGACCTAACATgttatattgaatgtttattagtgttttttttttttgttattcccCATTTCAATTGGCATCTTTTTCAAACGTGATCAATGACTGGCGGGAAAATCCTGACTGTGTAAATCCTATATGGAACCTACCCACCAGGGCTGCTTTGCATTCATGTCACCTGCCAGCCACGCCAAGCATGACTCATCATTTGAATTACGACTGTCGTGAACGCGGCGGGGGCAAGCTGGCGATTAAGTACGCCACGTCCCGGCAGCTGCAGGACGCAAAAAAGGAGGACACtgcacacttttcttttttgaaggtCACAGTGTTGCCAAAAATGGGGCCTGCTCTCCAGAGTTGGAATTAATGAAGGCACCGCCTTTAGAAACGCGATGTGACTCACTGCTGGAAAAGACCAGTGAGGCTCCATTCTACTTAGCGCTCAAACAAtcctacattttatttatattaatattaatatgtcAGTGTAGATGAGcatataaaaaatgattttactgTCACAtgaattttaaatttaacagacaggaaaaaaaatattaaaggagGCATATTATTagaggtgcaacgattaattgacaactaattgATAATCAAATTAATGAGTTATTCttttttgataatcgattaatagTTTAGAAACCTacttgtccaaatcctcagaatttcagcctctcaacagtaaatgttCTCAGATTTCTTTAGTCTTATATGAAATAGGTCTGATTATCATTGTGCTGAATCAAAATATACGAACATCTTACCTTACATTTTACCAACCAAACCAAAGGAATCATAACAGTAACAATAgtcattttggggaaaaaaatactgtttttgaataaagagatggaaattaaaatattattggCAGCCTAACATATGATACATTCTTAAAAGAGTTTCCATGTGcctgcttttgtcaaaatacaccAAACATCAAGAATCACATTACAACACCGTTTTTATTGTCATCATGAGAACCGGGGACGGAAATAGGGGGACTACAACAAGGCTAGTGGCTACTACTAGCCCAAGTGTGGGGGAAAAAGTCCCCCAAAACAGTAAACCATGGATTGAATTTTCACCCATGAAGGCAGCACTTCGTCACCAAACCATCTAATTACACTTATAAGTGGAGCAGATCTGCAGGGGGCATGTGGCTAAACACAGAAAGATAAGAAAATGAAGTTTTACATTGGATCAACTTAATAATTTTGTGTTGCGTTTTCAACCAGGCCTCAACACAAACGTTTGCTTGCAAGTATTTGTCACCACATTCAAGAATTTTTCTCCTTTGCCTTCCTTGCACAAGTCCGGACAGGGCCATCGTAAATTCTTCGAAAGTGACTCAAGAGTAAACAGTAGCAGCAGAAAGGCGAATGTCTTCACAACGTGGCTGACATATTGCATTGAAAATGTGACCAAAATGTGCTAATTAACATTCAAAACTTGCTGTTAATCCACTAAGGTCGAACGCGAGTTGAATTGAGCGGATTTAACTAGTActactcattattattatttaacgcCAACAAAATGAGCCAATGCTAAACAGTTGGCAAGCAcggttagcattagcgtgctagcaattaccatttaaggtaaacaaacactactaactaccatttagttcacacatacatcgaTATAACTACATTAAACATGCAATAGTGTCCTAAAAAGTCACTTACAGACGATGTTTCAACAATAGTTCATGAGTAAAAGTGGAGCCGAGCTGCCTCTTAGCTACAGTGAGCTCAATACCTTCCCGTCCAATGCGTCTACAAAAAAAGTCCCTGTAGAAACATGGATGGCGGTGTAAACATGGTTCCGGCGCAGCTCCGAGGTATCCGACTTGGtcgattttttcccccagccctACTAAAGTCAATTagagatttgt containing:
- the ppm1e gene encoding protein phosphatase 1E isoform X2 encodes the protein MRRKMEDRHIIIPDFNTLFNIQDQEEQAFFAVFDGHGGVDAAIYAANHLHVNLARQDSLSQDPGEALRRAFKITDEHFVKKASRENLRCGTTGVVTFLRGRTLHVAWLGDSQVILVRRGEVVELMKPHKPDREDEKQRIEALGGCVIWFGTWRVNGSLSVSRSIGDSEHKPYICGDADHGAFPLDGSEDYLLLACDGFWDTVSPDEAVRVVSDHLQENAGDTAMVAHKLVASARDAGSSDNITVVAVFLRDPRTPPATASTEEDEDEGAVEAEVEEEPVAEVEEEPQEEEEKEEEASRAERGGEGGSAADNGGKSRSGWPLQQCSAPADLGYEDRTDSFTDRTSLSLEGPALGGRIPSLRGPHLLEKQEVRRRSRRTFTDPLGHRTASPFGRVPGPSRRFGDLRWRRRFAEPLGSLPLSAIWRPEAAVPRLPRDAAI
- the ppm1e gene encoding protein phosphatase 1E isoform X1, with the protein product MMAGCAAEEKTFRRFLELFLREMSPPLQDSDPLPLRPLTDLVCEDEVEGECLDLCMQHLYKYNCPCSLAAALARATSDSILQSDLTIHHLIKSLEDGVGPLPQIEAVKLARLIFKRLFETCGAWNKELPYRRRPQPYYETSIHAIKNMRRKMEDRHIIIPDFNTLFNIQDQEEQAFFAVFDGHGGVDAAIYAANHLHVNLARQDSLSQDPGEALRRAFKITDEHFVKKASRENLRCGTTGVVTFLRGRTLHVAWLGDSQVILVRRGEVVELMKPHKPDREDEKQRIEALGGCVIWFGTWRVNGSLSVSRSIGDSEHKPYICGDADHGAFPLDGSEDYLLLACDGFWDTVSPDEAVRVVSDHLQENAGDTAMVAHKLVASARDAGSSDNITVVAVFLRDPRTPPATASTEEDEDEGAVEAEVEEEPVAEVEEEPQEEEEKEEEASRAERGGEGGSAADNGGKSRSGWPLQQCSAPADLGYEDRTDSFTDRTSLSLEGPALGGRIPSLRGPHLLEKQEVRRRSRRTFTDPLGHRTASPFGRVPGPSRRFGDLRWRRRFAEPLGSLPLSAIWRPEAAVPRLPRDAAI